In Osmerus mordax isolate fOsmMor3 chromosome 23, fOsmMor3.pri, whole genome shotgun sequence, one DNA window encodes the following:
- the LOC136967641 gene encoding carboxypeptidase Z-like: protein MDCSRREMNTIVFLGVLAAVALSSSLRCEYGQRFLGRCKPTDESKTKCTDMVLGYCEDMPYAQTMFPNTLGHRTREEAEMSTEYLLLSVIHSLLNGECSPDIRMLGCSVLAPHCQRHKVLKPCRSTCEAVFMSCGHAFEGIKMAWPYFLDCDRFFVSKEEGCYDPLEGLRDQQEEALSSFPVEPSTLIQFTYQSNAQMTSILTRTAARCSDIATTYSIGRSVEGKDLLVIEFSNNPGRHELLEPEVKYIGNMHGNEVLGRQLLLYLVQYLCSEYQLGNQRVQTLINTTRIHILPSMNPDGYELAFPGVQDSIDPEHETGGRYVGRTSGRTNAQNIDLNRNFPDLTSLAYKRRRQKGYRTDHIPIPDSYWFGKVAPETYAMMRWIRSIPFVLSANFHGGELVIAYPFDFSKHPLERNMFSPTPDEKVFKLLARTYADAHATMSRIDTERCRGSLRPSEGIINGAQWNSFAGGMQDFNYLHTNCFEITVELGCDTFPPEEELYTAWQENKEALLTYMESVHRGIKGIVQDEDGNGIKEARISVRGIRHDIITAENGDYWRLLSPGIYVVSASAPGYAKVLKKVHLPARMRKAGRVDFVLQRAVQEPDLDQHYNLPSMGTYERFDPYKKFERYALTDVGQNVEERQQKPWWWSYFSAGGTAPTWLLRNY from the exons ATGGACTGCAGTCGGAGAGAAATGAACACTATAGTTTTTCTGGGTGTATTAGCAGCGGTTGCCTTGTCTTCCTCTTTGCGTTGTGAATACGGACAAAGATTTCTAG GGCGTTGCAAACCAACCGATGAAAGCAAAA CCAAATGCACGGACATGGTTTTGGGCTACTGTGAAGACATGCCCTACGCTCAGACCATGTTCCCCAACACGCTGGGCCATCGAACTCGCGAGGAGGCAGAGATGAGCACCGAGTACCTCCTCCTCAGTGTgatccactccctcctcaaCGGAGAGTGCAGTCCAGACATCCGTATGCTGGGCTGCTCCGTGCTAGCCCCGCACTGCCAGAGACACAAGGTGCTCAAGCCCTGTCGTAGTACCTGCGAGGCGGTGTTCATGAGCTGCGGTCATGCTTTCGAGGGCATCAAAATGGCATGGCCCTACTTCCTGGACTGTGACCGCTTCTTTGTCAGCAAAGAGGAGGGCTGTTATGACCCCCTGGAGGGACTGAGAG ACCAGCAGGAAGAAGCTTTATCCAGCTTCCCTGTGGAGCCGTCCACCCTCATCCAGTTTACATACCAGTCCAACGCTCAGATGACCAGCATCCTCACAAGAACTGCCGCGCGCTGCTCCGACATCGCTACCACCTACAGCATAGGCCGCAGTGTGGAGGGCAAGGACCTGCTGGTAATTGAGTTCTCCAACAACCCTGGCCGTCACGAACTCT TGGAGCCAGAGGTGAAGTACATCGGCAACATGCACGGGAACGAGGTGTTGGGTCGTCAGCTGCTGCTCTACCTGGTCCAGTACCTGTGTTCCGAGTACCAGCTGGGGAACCAGCGTGTCCAGACCCTCATCAATACCACGCGCATCCACATCCTACCCTCCATGAACCCTGACGGCTACGAACTGGCCTTCCCTGGCGTACAGGACAGCATTGACCCTGAACACGAAACT GGTGGCAGATATGTGGGTCGGACTAGCGGTCGCACTAATGCCCAGAACATCGACCTGAACAGGAACTTCCCAGACCTGACCTCCCTTGCCTACAAAAGACGTAGACAAAAGGGCTACCGCACCGATCACATCCCGATCCCAGACTCTTACTGGTTTGGTAAG GTAGCACCAGAGACCTACGCCATGATGAGGTGGATACGCTCCATCCCGTTTGTGCTTTCGGCTAACTTCCATGGGGGGGAGCTGGTGATCGCCTACCCCTTTGACTTCTCCAAGCACCCCCTGGAGCGCAACATGTTCTCCCCTACGCCAGATGAAAAG GTATTCAAGCTGTTGGCACGAACATATGCAGATGCGCACGCCACGATGAGTAGAATtgacacagagaggtgcaggggcTCTCTTAGACCTTCGGAGGGAATTATCAATGGTGCACAGTGGAACAGCTTTGCGGGTG GTATGCAGGACTTCAACTACCTGCACACCAACTGTTTTGAGATTACGGTGGAGCTGGGCTGTGACACGTTCCCCCCGGAGGAGGAGCTCTACACCGCCTGGCAGGAGAACAAGGAGGCTCTGCTCACATACATGGAGTCG GTCCACAGAGGAATAAAGGGCATCGTACAGGATGAGGACGGGAATGGAATCAAAGAAGCCAGGATATCTGTCAGGGGAATAAgacatgacatcatcacag CTGAAAACGGAGACTACTGGCGCCTGCTCAGCCCTGGCATCTATGTCGTGAGCGCCTCCGCTCCAGGCTACGCCAAAGTCTTGAAGAAGGTTCACCTCCCTGCCCGAATGAGGAAGGCTGGCCGGGTGGACTTTGTGCTCCAGAGAGCTGTCCAGGAGCCAGACCTGGACCAGCACTACAACCTCCCCTCCATGGGGACCTACGAGCGATTCGACCCCTATAAGAAATTTGAACGCTACGCCCTGACTGACGTGGGTCAGAATGTAGAGGAGAGGCAGCAGAAGCCCTGGTGGTGGAGCTACTTCAGCGCCGGAGGCACCGCGCCGACCTGGCTGCTCAGAAACTACTAG
- the LOC136967642 gene encoding G-protein coupled receptor 26-like yields the protein MDFAEIIFALFIVVVAIVSLLSNLLVLLCFVHSTEIRRQVPGIFTMNLSFCNILITILNMPTTLVGIIRNQQPFGNCLCHTVSFLETFLTANTMLSMAALSIDRWIAVVFPLSYSSKMRYKDAVIMVCYSWLHSLTFSLIALLFSWVDYSHIYASCTLHLTEESDRMKFTVFTVVFHATSFVLSLLILCFTYLKVLKVARFHCKRIDVITMQTLFLLVDIHPSVKQRCLVEQKRRKQRATKKISIFIGSFIVCFAPYVITRLTELLPFVGINRHWGIVSKCLTYSKAASDPFAYSLLRQQYKKVLVTVVNRLLRRDLYPSSGHNSSLDTENDYCLQRIS from the exons ATGGACTTTGCTGAAATTATTTTCGCGTTGTTCATTGTCGTGGTCGCAATTGTGTCTTTGTTGTCGAACTTGTTGGTGCTACTATGTTTCGTACACAGCACCGAGATACGGCGACAGGTTCCAGGTATATTCACCATGAACCTGTCTTTTTGCAACATTCTCATCACTATTTTAAACATGCCAACGACATTGGTGGGGATTATCAGAAATCAGCAACCCTTTGGTAATTGCCTTTGCCATACTGTAAGCTTTCTGGAGACTTTTTTGACTGCGAACACTATGTTGAGCATGGCAGCTCTTAGCATTGACCGGTGGATAGCGGTGGTCTTTCCCTTGAGTTACTCCAGCAAGATGAGATACAAGGATGCAGTGATCATGGTTTGCTACTCGTGGCTGCATTCACTCACGTTTTCCCTCATTGCGCTCCTCTTCTCCTGGGTTGACTACAGCCACATTTACGCGTCCTGTACCTTGCATCTAACTGAGGAGAGCGACCGCATGAAGTTTACAGTTTTCACCGTTGTTTTCCATGCCACTAGCTTCGTGTTATCCCTTCTAATCCTGTGCTTCACGTACTTGAAGGTTTTAAAAGTTGCACGGTTTCATTGCAAGAGGATTGATGTAATAACCATGCAGACCCTTTTTTTGCTGGTAGATATCCACCCAAG TGTGAAACAAAGATGTCTGGTAGAGCAAAAAAGGAGGAAACAGAGAGCCACCAAGAAAATCAGCATCTTTATTGGCTCCTTTATCGTCTGTTTTGCTCCATATGTAATTACAAG ATTGACTGAACTACTTCCCTTCGTGGGCATCAACCGCCACTGGGGGATCGTCAGTAAGTGCTTGACATACAGCAAGGCCGCGTCCGACCCCTTCGCCTACTCCCTCCTGCGTCAACAGTACAAGAAGGTCCTGGTTACCGTCGTCAACAGGCTACTGCGCCGTGACCTGTACCCCTCGTCCGGGCACAACAGCTCTTTAGACACGGAGAACGACTACTGTCTCCAGAGGATCAGTTAA